The Streptomyces sp. NBC_00576 genome contains the following window.
GCGTCACGCGGGCCCTGCCGGGCTGAACATGCCACGGCCTTACCCCATCGTACGGGCCCGGCGCGGTAGGGGCTCGCCGGGCCGTACGGGTGAGGCGACCGTCACGGTCGGGGCGAGGGCCTGCTGCCCGGTGTCGCGCCCTTCTTCAGGAACCCCATGTCCTCGTAGTGGGGGGTCTGGAATCCGAAGGCGCCCACGTTGGCGACGTTCTTCTTCACGGCCGTGAGCTGGGGCCGCTGGAAGAGGGGAATGGACCCGCCGGCCGCCCAGATCCGGGCGTCGGCCTTGCGCACCAGCGAGGCCGACCTGCCCTCGTCGAGAGTGGCGATGGCCTGGTCGAAGAGCTGGTCCACCTGGTCGGTGCCGACGCGGGTGTAGTTCTGCTCGACGTTGAGCGACCCGTCGGCGGCGGGCACCGGCTTGGCGTAGATGGGCCGGGCGTCGGTGGCGGGAAAGGCGGACGCGGGCCACGAGTACAGGGCCAGGTCGTACTGTCCGCTGGCGATGTGATCCTTGAAATAACTGGCGTCGGACACCTTCGTGATGGTGGTACGGATACCGACCCGGTCCAGCATCCGCGCGATCCGCCCGCCCACGGCTCGCAGCGTGGCCGAGCCCGGCCCCGATGGGAGCACGAACCGCAAGGTCAGCGGCTTGCCGTCCTTGGCGAGCGCCCCGGCGGCGGCCCCGGCGGGAACAGGGGTGCCCTTGGGCGCGTAGGCACCGGGCGCACTGCCCTGGTCCGGATGCTCGCGGACGGACTGCGTGCCGTCATGGGCGAGATTCTTCTCCCCATGACTGCCCTGACCGCCCTGACCGCCCTGAAGATCCCGGGGGTCCTGGTGATCCTCACGGACGGGCTCGCCGTACGGCTTGTCGTCGTCGCCGACGACGTAGGTCCCGTCGTCGGCGCCACTCGCCTGGCTGGCCTTACTGGGCTTACTGGCCTTCGGGGAGGCCTTGGGCGTGGCGGGCTTGGCGCTGGCTTTCTTCCCCTCTCCCCCGGCGACCTTCTCGCCGTCCTTCTGCTTGGGCTTCCTGAGCGGGCCGCCGCGCACCCATCCCGCGTCGGCGAGCAGCTCCTCGGCCTCGTCGGTGTCCTGACCGCCGAGCGCACCGCTGTTGTCGGCGTAGGCGGCCTGTCCGGAGAGCGCGAGATGACTGCCGACGGGTACGGCGGGCAGCCCCAGCGGCTTGAGTACGAGACCGGCGATCTCCTTGCGGTCCAGCGCACGGGCGACGGCCCGGCGGACGCGCTCGTCGGCGAGGGGGCCGTCGGCGCCGTTGAGGGCGAGCTGGGTGTAGGCCGGTTCGAGGGACTTGCGCACCTCGAACGCGCTGAGCGACTGCTGCTGCCCGGCGTACTCGGCGACCGCGGCGCGCTGCTTTCGCTGGGCGCCGATCTCCTCCTTGGCGGCGGCTTTGTCGGAACCGTGGGCGCGGGCCCAGGAACGCAGGGCACGGGCCGGGGTGAGGGCGGCGGCGGGGCCCTGCTGCGGGGTGGACTTGCCGCGCGCGGCAAGAACGATGCGCGCGGCCTCGTCGGGGTCGACCTCGGCGACGTCCACCTTGCCGGCGGCGAGCGCCTCGGTGCGCTGGTCGCGCGGTACGGCGCGCAGCACGATCTTGTCGAGGCGGGGGGCACGTCCCCACCAGCGCGGGTTGCGTACCAGGACGACGTCGCCGTCCGCCTTGGCGACCTTCTTGAAGTTGAACGCCCCCGCGGTGACCTTGAGCTTGCGCCGCGCCCCGTCGTTGAAGGAGTCCGGGGTGCCCATGACCTCCTTGGGGTACAAGGGCGAGAACAGCGACTTCCAGTCGGCGTAGGGCCGGCTGAAGGTGACCTTGACCTCAAGGTCGTTCGCGCCGCGCTGCACCTTCTCGATCCGGTCGTACCCGGCGTTGCGGGCGGTCCAGTACGCGGAGTCCTTGCCGGACAGGGCACGCCACTGGGCGGCGAAGTCGGCGGCGCCGATCTCCCGGCCGTCGCTCCAGACGGCCTGCTGGTGCAGCTTGTAGAGGACGACCTGCTTGGGCTCGGTGTCGACGACCTTGGCGGACTCCAGGAAGTCCTCGTTGCGCTTGGCCCGCCCGTTCGCGTCGAGCCGGTACATCGACGGCAGCACGGCCTGCGCGACGCGGGTGGTCGTCGCGTCGGCGTCCGCCTGGAAGGTGTTGAGCGTCTCCGGCACGGAGTCCACGGCCCAGCGCAGAGTGCCGCCGTCGGCTAGCAGGGCGCGGTCGGCGGGGGCGATGTCCTGCCCGGCGAGCGGCTTGCTCTCTTCGTCCTCGTCACCGCCGCACGCGGTGAGCAGGGGCACGGCGAGTACGCCGGCGGTGAGGAAGACGACCGAGCGCGTTACCGCGCGCAGTCCGACGCCATGGTGGGACATCTCTGCTTACCTCCGGGAGCCGCGGGCGTTATGATCACTTTTGGCGGTATATGGAGCTGATCACATGGATGCCGCCACTGAAGAGGAAAGGGTTCGGCAACCGACGGCGACACGGCGGCGACAGCCGGGAAGCCCACCCGTGCGGCGCAGTGCACCCCTCGGGATGCACCGATGCGCCTCGGCCAATCGGTGCACATCCCTTCCCACCGACAGGTGTGACGCGCAACACTCGCAGGCGCATGAACGTTGCCGTCCAAGGCCCCGGCCTACGAAGTGAGGTCACGTCATGTCCGTGAACGACGAACTGACATCCATCCAGCGCTGCCTCGACGACCTGTTCCGTTCGATGGGCCGTTTGGAGCAGCAGATCGGCAAGGGCGGCCTGGAACTGCGCCGCCTGCGCAGTGACGCCAACCACCTGCGGGAAAGCCTCGCGCTCCTCCGTGAGGCCGCCCCAGGGCTCGCGGAACCCCGGCGCCCCGACCTCGTGTCCATCTCCGACACTCCGTACGACAACACGCTGTGGACGGACTCGGACGACGAAGGACTCGGCGCCCGTGACCGGCACGCCCCCTGAGAATCCGACCGGAGCTCTCCCTTGGCCACTGGCACCGAACCACCGGATACGGACCCCCATCCGCAGAGCGGCGGCGTACGGACCCGTACGCGCGCCGCCATCGACGCCCCGCATCTGCGGACCGACCGCTGGTGGCTGGCGCCCGCCGCCACGGCCGCCGGTCTGCTGGCGTTCATCGTGTACTCGACCTGGCGGGCGTTCGCGAACGCCGACTACTACGCGGCCCCGTACGTCTCGCCGTTCTACTCGCCCTGTCTGGCGGACAACTGCGCGCCCATGCGGCACGGCCCCAACGCCGATCTGTTCGGCGGCTGGTGGGGCATCTCGCCCGCGATCATCATCCTGATCTTCCCGCTGGGCTTCCGTCTGACCTGCTATTACTACCGCAAGGCCTACTACCGCGGCTTCTGGGCGTCCCCGCCCGCCTGCGCGGTGGCCGAGCCGCACAAGAAGTACACCGGCGAGACCCGCTTCCCGCTGGTCTTCCAGAACATGCACCGGTACTTCTTCTACGCGGCCCTCGTGGTCGCCGGGATCCTCACCTACGACACGGTCCTGGCCTTCCGCGACGAGCACTACAACTGGGGCCACATGGGCCTCGGCACCCTCGTCTTCCTGCTCAACATCACGCTGATCTGGGCGTACACGCTCTCCTGCCACTCCTGCCGGCACATCGTCGGCGGCAAGCTCAAGCACTTCTCCAAGCACCCCGTGCGGTACCGCGCCTGGCAGTGGGTCGGCAAACTGAACGCCCGTCACATGCTGCTCGCCTGGGCGTCGTTGGTGAGCGTGGCGCTCGCCGACTTCTACGTGTACCTGGTCGCCTCTGGCGCTTTCGACGATCCGACCATCTTCTAGAAGAAAAGGGAACAGCTTCTGATGTCCGTGGTCGACCGCCAGGAATGGGACGTTGTCGTAGTGGGCGCCGGCGGCGCCGGGCTGCGCGCCGCGATCGAGGCACGCGAGCGTGGCGCCCGTACGGCGGTGATCTGCAAGTCCCTCTTCGGCAAGGCGCACACGGTGATGGCCGAGGGCGGGATCGCCGCCGCCATGGCCAACGTGAACGCTCACGACAACTGGCAGGTCCACTTCCGCGACACCATGCGCGGCGGCAAGTTCCTCAACCAGTGGCGGATGGCGGAGCTGCACGCGCAGGAAGCGCCGGACCGGGTCTGGGAGTTGGAGACCTGGGGCGCCCTCTTCGACCGTACGAAGGACGGCCGGATCTCCCAGCGCAACTTCGGCGGCCACGAGTACCCGCGTCTCGCCCACGTCGGCGACCGCACCGGCCTCGAACTCATCCGCACGCTGCAGCAGAAGATCGTCTCCCTCCAGCAGCAGGACAAGAAGGAGACCGGCGACTACGAGTCCCGGCTGAAGATCTTCCAGGAGTGCACGGTCACCCGCGTCATGAAAAACGGCGACCGAGTCTCCGGTGTCTTCGCCTACGAGCGCGAGACCGGCCGTTTCTTCGTTCTCGAGGCCCCTTCCGTCGTCATCGCGACCGGCGGTATCGGCAAGTCCTTCAAGGTGACGTCGAACTCGTGGGAGTACACCGGCGACGGCCACGCGCTCGCGCTGCTCGCCGGGGCGCCGCTGCTCAACATGGAGTTCGTGCAGTTCCATCCGACGGGCATGGTCTGGCCGCCGTCCGTCAAGGGCATCCTCGTCACCGAGTCCGTGCGCGGCGACGGTGGCGTGCTG
Protein-coding sequences here:
- a CDS encoding ABC transporter family substrate-binding protein; translated protein: MSHHGVGLRAVTRSVVFLTAGVLAVPLLTACGGDEDEESKPLAGQDIAPADRALLADGGTLRWAVDSVPETLNTFQADADATTTRVAQAVLPSMYRLDANGRAKRNEDFLESAKVVDTEPKQVVLYKLHQQAVWSDGREIGAADFAAQWRALSGKDSAYWTARNAGYDRIEKVQRGANDLEVKVTFSRPYADWKSLFSPLYPKEVMGTPDSFNDGARRKLKVTAGAFNFKKVAKADGDVVLVRNPRWWGRAPRLDKIVLRAVPRDQRTEALAAGKVDVAEVDPDEAARIVLAARGKSTPQQGPAAALTPARALRSWARAHGSDKAAAKEEIGAQRKQRAAVAEYAGQQQSLSAFEVRKSLEPAYTQLALNGADGPLADERVRRAVARALDRKEIAGLVLKPLGLPAVPVGSHLALSGQAAYADNSGALGGQDTDEAEELLADAGWVRGGPLRKPKQKDGEKVAGGEGKKASAKPATPKASPKASKPSKASQASGADDGTYVVGDDDKPYGEPVREDHQDPRDLQGGQGGQGSHGEKNLAHDGTQSVREHPDQGSAPGAYAPKGTPVPAGAAAGALAKDGKPLTLRFVLPSGPGSATLRAVGGRIARMLDRVGIRTTITKVSDASYFKDHIASGQYDLALYSWPASAFPATDARPIYAKPVPAADGSLNVEQNYTRVGTDQVDQLFDQAIATLDEGRSASLVRKADARIWAAGGSIPLFQRPQLTAVKKNVANVGAFGFQTPHYEDMGFLKKGATPGSRPSPRP